A window of Yoonia sp. SS1-5 genomic DNA:
AATTGAAGGAGAAGACGACAATGCCAAGCGGCACCGTGAAATGGTTCAACACAACCAAAGGCTTCGGGTTCATTGCCCCAGACGATGGCGGCTCAGATATTTTCGTTCATATTTCGGCCGTCGAACAATCCGGGTTGACCGGATTGGCAGATGATCAAAAGGTGACATTCGATCTCATCGACGGGCGCGATGGGCGTAAGATGGCAGGCAATCTGGCCAAGGTCGAGTAATATACGACCTGACCGCCGCCTGCCGATTTAAGCCTCTCAGGCAGCGAGCTTTCGTGTCGTGTCGTCAGCGGTGCTGATGCCGTGCGCCTGCGTGATGCGATCGCAAGTGCGGGTCAAACGGTCTACCAGATCATGGTGGATCGGCGTAAATGCCCTGATTTTCTGGTCTGTCGTATCGCTTAGGATCGTCCTTGCATTGGTCATGTTCTTGTCCCCAGTGAGTGGCAGTGACAGACCTATAACTTACTATTCCGTTACCGTCGCAGGGGAACCTAGCGTCAGCTTTCCCCCAGTGACGTTGGGTCATATTTTTAATATGTTTTATTTCAGTCAGTTAAGGCTGCCCGACGCCCCAGCGCACAGCAATTTCCCTTCCATCAGACCCGGCTGAATGTGACCTTTTAGTCGCATTTTTTGAGGCTTACCAACAGTTGGCACAAATCAACACCTCACAACCGTTGGATGCACGACACCGGACCAACCAACACTGCCTCTTTCGGCAGACACGGGCCAAACGCGAACCCATATCTGGCAACCAAAGTGCATGAACTGTTGAGATGAAGATATGGTGCGGTCGGGGGACTCGAACCCCCACGAGTGTTACCTCACAGCGACCTCAACGCTGCGCGTCTACCAATTCCGCCACGACCGCTTGTCCAAGGCTGGTAAGTGCCGACCTCATAGACGAGCCGCTTTGCGATGCCAAGAGGGGAAATCGTCCTCTTGGCAACCTGCTGTTGCAACGTTACCCAAAGCCCATGGTTGAATGGATCCAAAGTGACGGGCTGACCGAATATCCCGATGCGCTTGCCTTTATGGAAGAACGCGTCGACGCGATTATTCGCGGTGCCGCTGAAGAGGCCGTCTGGCTGGTCGAACATCCCCCGCTTTACACGGCCGGGACATCTGCAAAACGCGCTGACCTAATCGACCCGCATCGCTTTCCGGTCTATGACGCCCGCCGGGGTGGCGAATACACCTATCACGGCCCCGGGCAACGCGTCGTCTATGTCATGCTGGATCTTGGCAAACGCGGCCGCGATGTCCGTCGCTTTGTGCAGGACCTTGAGGCTTGGGTGATTGGCACCCTTGATACGTTCAACGTCAAGGGTGAGGTTCGCCCCGGCCGTGTTGGTGTTTGGGTGGAACGTCCCGAAAAACCAGCGCAGCCGGATGGTACGGTTGCGGAGGACAAGATTGCTGCCTTGGGGATCAGATTGCGCAAATGGGTCAGCTTTCATGGCCTGTCGATCAATGTTGATCCCGATTTGCGCCACTTCGATGGGATCGTACCCTGCGGCATCACGGCCCATGGGGTGACCAGCCTTGTTGATCTGGGCCTTCCGGTGTCGATGCACGACCTGGACGTGGCACTAAAGCATTGCTTTGAAACAACGATGCAGCACCCATAGGGCCAAAGGCCCCAAGGAACGCGCGATGCGAGCCTGTCCCCGACCCGCACCGCGCACTGCAAGCGCCGCATAGTGCACGATCATCAAGATCGTACCGTGAGTGAAGGCAAATGCAGCGTTGCCCACGGGCGCAAACTGCGTCCGGTGATCGGGATATGGTGTGGCAGGGGGTCTCGGCGAAAGGATCAGTGGGGTTAGTCACATGTTACAAAACCGCCAGGTCACTGATACTAATCAGTATTCTCAGATTGTCACCGTTACAGACGGCCAGTCATTTCTGCCGCCAGATCTTTGTAGTTCTGAATAAACTGCAACCCGTCCGGCGATTCCT
This region includes:
- the lipB gene encoding lipoyl(octanoyl) transferase LipB, with the translated sequence MLQRYPKPMVEWIQSDGLTEYPDALAFMEERVDAIIRGAAEEAVWLVEHPPLYTAGTSAKRADLIDPHRFPVYDARRGGEYTYHGPGQRVVYVMLDLGKRGRDVRRFVQDLEAWVIGTLDTFNVKGEVRPGRVGVWVERPEKPAQPDGTVAEDKIAALGIRLRKWVSFHGLSINVDPDLRHFDGIVPCGITAHGVTSLVDLGLPVSMHDLDVALKHCFETTMQHP
- a CDS encoding cold-shock protein, translating into MPSGTVKWFNTTKGFGFIAPDDGGSDIFVHISAVEQSGLTGLADDQKVTFDLIDGRDGRKMAGNLAKVE